The sequence below is a genomic window from Variovorax paradoxus B4.
TCGCGCGGCAGCAGTTCTTCGAGGAAGGCGTTCGGCCTTCGGGCCTGGTCGGCGAAGCGGTGATCCAGTCCTGGCTGCGCTGCACCCGAAACCACAGCGACCGCCAGCGCATCGTGCCTTTCGATGCGGTCACGCCAAGCCGGCTGCACGCCACGCTGGCGCGCAACCGCGAGCTGCTCGAGGTGGCGCGGCAGGAACTCGCGAGCATGGAAAGCGCGCTCGCAGGCACCGACTGCCGCGTGATCCTGACCGACGGCGACGGCGTGGTGGTGCACGTCACGCACCAGCCGGCCGCGGCGCACCAGCCGGTGCTGCGCAAGACCGCGCGCGTGGGCGTGAACATTTCCGAGCGCATCGTCGGCACCACGGCGCCGGGCATCGTGGCGACCACCGGGCAGGCCTGCACCGTCGACGGCGCGGAGCACTACTTCGACGTGCTGTCGCAGATGCAATGCGCCGCGGCCCCGATCCGCGACGTGGCGGGCCGGCTTGCGGGCGTGCTCGACATCACGATGGAAGCGCGGCGCTTCGGCTTCGACGCGGCCTCGATGGTGGCGCTCTATGCCACGACCATCGAGAACCGCCTGCTGCAGGCGCAGTCGCGCGATCACCTGATCCTGCGCTTCCAGGCCAGCCCCAGCCTGCTGGGCACGCCGATGGAAGCGCTGGCCGGCGTGGCGCCCGACGGCACCATCGCCTGGCTCAATGGCGCCGGCGCGCGGCTGATCGGGCGCCTGCCCGAAGAGGCCTGCGAACGCGATGTCGAATCGATGCTGGGCCACGACCTCGCCAGCCTGCTGCGGCTCGAAAGGCGCGAAGCCGCGCAGCCGCTGCGCCTTTCGAGCGGCCTCGGCGTCTGGGTGCAGGCGCGGTTGAAGGCAGCAGCGGACGGCGCGGATTTCAGGCATGCGGTGGCAATGCCCGGCGAAAACGGCGCGATGTTGTCCATCGAGCCTGCAACGGCCGTCGAGGCGCTGGCGGCGGACGAGCATGCGCAGGCGGCCGTCTCCCACCACGTGCAGGTGGACCCGCCGCCGGGCGAAACCCTGCGCGAGCACAGCCGCAAACTGATCGAGGACACGCTCGCGGCGCAGGGCGGCAACGTGTCGCAGGCAGCACGGCAACTGGGCGTGTCGCGCGGCACGCTGTACCGGCGGTTGCGCGACTGGCGCGAAGAGGACAAGGGCACGCCGCGCGCGCCGGACTGAACGCTCAACGCTTCGGCAGCGCGTAGGCGATCACGTGGTCGCCGGTGCGCGTGCCCAGCGAGCCGTGGCCGCCCGCGGCCACCACCACGTACTGGCGCCCGTCGCTGCCGCGGTAGCTCATCGGCGTGGCCTGCCCGCCCGCAGGCAGGCGGCTGCGCCAGAGCTCCTTGCCGTTGGCGACGTCGTAGGCGCGCACGTAGTAGTCGAGCGTGCCCGAAAGAAAGGCCACGCCGCCGGCCGTCATCATCGGCCCGCCGAGGCTGGGCACGCCCATCGCAAAGGGCAGCGGCAGCGGCGAGCTGTCGCGCACGGTGCCGTTCTTGTGCTTCCACACCACGCGGCCGGTGCGCAGGTCGGTCCCGGCCACGTGGCCCCAGGGCGGCGCCTGGCACGGCAGGCCGAACACCGAGGTGAAGGCGCTGAGCTGGACCGCGAACGGCGCGCCGAAGTTCTCGTTGAGCGCGGGCAGGCTGTCGTCGGGCCGGTTCTTGCCTTGCACGTAGAGCGAGGTGTCGTCGGCGCGCGGAATGAGCTTCGACACGAAGGCCAGCGAAGCCGGCGTGGTGAACGCCATCTGCCGCCCGGGATCGACTGCCACGCCGCCCCAGTTGAAGACGCCGAAGTTGCCGGGGTAGATCAGCGAACCCTCGGTCGACGGCGGCGTGTAGCGGCCTTCGTGGCGCAGCCGGTGAAAGGCGATGCGGCAGGCCAGCTGGTCGAACACGGTGCCGCCCCACATGTCGGCCGGCGTGAGCGCGGGCGGATCGAAGGACAGCTCCGACACGGGCTGCGTCAGCGAGGTGTGGTCGCCCGCGGCAGGGCCCTGCGGCGCGGGCCGTTCGTGAACCTTGATCACGGGCTTGCCATCGCGGCGGTCGAGCACGAACAGCTCGCCCTGCTTGGTGGGCTGCACGAGCACGGGCACCGTCTCGCTGCCGATGCGCAGGTCGACGAGGCTGGGCTGGGAGGGCACGTCGTAGTCCCAGAGGTCGTGGTGCACGGCCTGGAAGCTCCAGCGCACGCGGCCGGTGGCCAGGTCGAGCGCCACCACCGAGGACGAGTAGCGCTCCGCGCCTTCGGTGCGCTTCCCGCCCCACTGGTCGGGCGGCTGGTTGCCGGTGGGCACGTAGACCAGCCCCAGCGCCTCGTCCACGCTGGAGATCGACCAGCTGTTCGGCGAGTTGGCCGTGTACCTGCGGTCGGCCGCGATGGGCGCGGTGTCGTCCGGGTTGCCCGAGTCCCAGTTCCACACCAATGCGCCGGTGTCGATGTCGAAGGCCCGGATCACGCCCGAGGTCTCCTGGGTCGAGACGTTGTCCAGCACCGTGCCGCCCACGATGACGAGCGAGCGCGTCACCACCACCGGCGAGGTCGAGTAGTAGGAGCCGGGCTTCACGTTGGGCATGTTCTTCCAGAGGTCGATCTGGCCCGTGCCGCTGCCGAAGCGCATGCAGGGCCTGCCGCTCCCGGGGTCGAGTGCAATGACGCGGCCGTCGGCCGTGGGCATGAAGAGCTTGGCGTCGCAGTCGCCGCCCGCAGTGGACGGCGACGATGAAGGCGCAGGCGAAGCAGCCGCGGCCGGCGCGGGCCGCACCGCGCGGCCCGGGTCGTAGGACAGACCGCGGCAGGTCAGGTGCTGCAAGGCCAGCGGACGCCGGATCTCGGGCGTGTAGCGCCAGAGCTGCTCGCCGGTGGTCGCGTTCAGCGCCACCACCGACTGGTGCGGCGTGCAAAGAAAAAGCCGCTCGCCGATCTTCAGCGGCGTGACCTCGAAGGTCGTCTCCTCGGGGTCGCCGCTCTGGCCGCGCACGTCGCCGGTGCGAAAGTGCCACGCCTCCTGCAGCTCGCCGACATTGGCCGGCGTGATCTGGTCGAGCGCCGAATAGCGCTGGCCCAGTCCGTTGCCGCCGTAGGCCGTCCAGTCGTCCTTCGCCGGGGCCGGTGCGGCGCCCGCTGCGGCTGCCACGGGCGCTGTGGCCGGCGGCATGGTGCCTTGCATGCGCGTCGGATCGCGCGTCCACGAGAACACCGCGGCGGCCAGGAAGGCCAGCAGCACCACGCCGAGGAAGCCGCGCGCGGGTGCCAGGCCCGCGGCGCTGCGGCGCCCGAGCGCGCGCGCCACCCAGGGCGTGAGCAGGAACACGCCGAGCACGAAGAACACATCGCCGCGCGCCGCCAGCGGCCACCAGTCGAATCCCACTTCCCACAGGGCCCAGACCAGCGTGAGCGCCACCACGGCCGCATAGACCCAGAGGCCTGCACCGCTGCCGCGCGGAAGCAGCACCGCGGCAACGATCAGGCCGAGCCCCGCAGCCAGGTAGTACCACGAGCCGCCGAGCACGACGAGCCACGCGCCTGCCGCCCCCAGGGCCAGGCCTGCGAGGCCGATGACAACGGCGGTGATGTTCAGCAGCGCAGAAGAAGGCGCACGAACGCGCGCGGCGGCATCGGGCATGGCATGGAGCTCCAGGTTTTTTCTTGAACCTAGGCCATGGCCACAGCGATGCGCGTAGGCGGTTTGCGCATGTCGCCGTGCAACAGCGGACTCGCCGCGGCTTTGCCGGCGATCTTTTAAACAGAAGGTATTCGGTATTCGTCGCGCGCGGCGCGAGCCCGGCGCGCGCGCGCATCGGGCTGCAGCGGCCGGAGGTACTCGTGCAGCGCGAGCGCGGCGGCGCCCACGGCGGGTGCAAGCTCGCCATAGCGTGCAATGCGCAGATCGGGCGCGGGCATGCCGGCGGCGTCGGCATGGCGCTCGACCATCTCGAAGGCCGCTTGCGCCAGGCCGCGATGGCCGGTGCAGGACTTGCCGCCGAGCACGATGGCGCGCGGATCGAAGGTGACCCACAGGTTCTGCAGCAGCACGCCGAAGAACGCAGCCGCATGCGCCGCACCGGGCGCTTCGCGTTCCAGCGCGCGCGAGCCGAAGAAGGCCTCGGCGCAGCCTCGGCGCCCGCACGAGCACAGCGGCCCGTCGATCTGCAGGATGGTGTGGCCGATCTCGCCCGCCATGCCTTGCGCGCCCGTGAAGAGGCGGTCGTTCAGCACCACGCCGGCCCCCACGCCCACGTCGCAGCTCACGAAGATCAGCGGGTCCGCGCTCTCGCCGCCGGAGAACTCGTACTCGCCGAGCGCGGCGGCATCGGCGTCGTTCTGCAGCTGCACCGTGACGCCCGGCAGCCCCGCCGCGGCAAAGGCTTCTTCCAGCGCGGGCAGCAGGCTCACGTTGCGCCAGCCGAGGTTGGGCGCGAAGCGGACCACGCCGGTGCAGTCGTCCACCGCGCCGGGCACGCAGACGCCGATGCTCGACAGGCGCAGCCCCAGTGCGTTCAGCTGCCCGTGCGCTGCCGCGGCCATGCGCGCGACCTGCGCGCACGCGCCGGCCGGTGCGCTGTCGGCCAGCGCCTGCGTATCGGCATGCAGCACGTCGCCCTGCAGCGAGACGCAGGCCAGGCGCACCGTCTCGACGGCGATCTCGACGCCCATCAATGCGCGCACCCCGACGTTGATCTGCAGCGGCGTCGAAGGCCGTCCCAGCCCATCGGCGACGGTGGTGCCCGCTTCGCTGAGCCAGCCTTCGTCGAGCAGTTCGCGCACCAGCAGGCTCACGGTCGATTTCGTGAGCCCGCTCTCGCTTGCAAGCCGCGCGCGGGAGAGTCCGGGCCGGGCCCGCAAGAGCCGCAGCAGCACGCTGCGGTTCATGCGCTTCAACAGCTGCTGGTCGCCGATGGTCATGGGGCCACCCTGCCTTCGCTCACCTGTGGGCCTGCTCTTTTCCTTCGGGGCGCTTGCCGGCGATGATCATGCCGAGCACTTCATCCTCGGTGACGACCGCGGTGCGGTAGGTGCCGACCAGCTTGCCGTTCTTCATGACCGCGACGCGGTCGCTCAAGGAGAACACGTCGGGCATGTCGTGCGTGATCAGGAAGATGCCGACGCCGTCGGCCTTGAGCTGCTTCACGAGGCCGCCGACCATCGCAGTCTCTTCGGGGCCGAGCGCGGCGCAAGGCTCGTCCATGATCAGGATGCGCGCATTGAAGTACAGCGCGCGCGAGATCGCCACCACCTGCCGCTGCCCGCCCGAGAGGCGGCGCACCGGAATGCGGATGTTGGTGAAGTTCTTGTTCAGGCGCTGGAACACCTTGCGCGCCTGCACTTCCATGAAGTGGTCGTCGAGCGTGTTCCAGCGCGTCATCTTCTCGCGGCCGAGAAAGAGGTTCGATACGGAGTCGAGGTTGTCGGCCAGCGCGAGGGTCTGGTAGATGGTCTCGATGCCGAGCGCCTGCGCCTCGGCGGGCGTGCGGATGTGGACCTTCTCGCCAGCGATCAGCGTGTCGCCCGAATCGACCGGGTAGGCGCCCGCGAGCATCTTCATGAGCGTGGACTTGCCCGCGCCGTTGTGGCCGAGCACCGCAACCACTTCGCCCGGATGGAGGTTGATGCTCACGCCGTCCACGGCCTTCACGCCGCCGAAGGCCTTGCGGATCTCCTTCAGTTCGACCAGGGGCTTCGAGGTGTCGACCGTGGTCATTTGAATTCCTTTTGCGGTGTGCCGTGGAAAGGGCTTCTTGCGCCCTGGGTTCCGATGCTCAGGGCGCGTGCACAGGCCACCGGGTACGCCCCTCCGCGAATGTCCCCCGGCCTGCGGCCTCCTCCTTGATTTCGCTGCGGGGAGCACCCGATGCCCTGCGCACGAGGGCACGCCGCTATTGATCTTGCGATCAACGACCGCTCTGTCCAACGCACTTTCATCTCTAGTTCTCCCCGAACTTGCGCCGGTACAGCACGTCGAACACTACGGCCACGATCAGCACCTGCCCGATGATCACCATGCGCTTGCCGATGGGCACGTCGAGCAGCAGCATGCCGCTGTCGAGCGACTGCATGATGAGCGCACCCAGCACCGAGCCGAAGATCGAGCCGGTGCCGCCCGCGAGCGCCGTGCCGCCGATCACGGCCGCCGCGATCACGTACAGCTCCATGCCCGTGCCGAGCGAATTGGTGCCCGCGTTCAGCCGCGCAATCGACACGATGGCCGCCACCGTCACCAGCACCGCAAGCAATGCGAACAGCATCAGCGTGACGCGCTTGACCGGAATGCCCACCAGCGCCGCCGCGTCGGGGTTGCCGCCCATCGCGAACACGTAGCGGCCGAAGCGCGTGCGGTGCACGATGAACGACAGCACGATCGCCACCACGGCCCAGATCAGCACCGGGATCGGCAGGCCCTGCGGCGCGTCCTTCGAGGCGATCTGGTAGTTGTTCATGACTGCCGCGAAGACGAACACCACGGCCGCGGGCACCGCGGTCAGCAGCACCTCGAGCCACAGCGGCTCGTTGGGCATCTCGTGGTGCGCGCGCGCACGGCGCTTCTGCAGCATGCGCGCGAACAGCACCACCGCCACGAAGGCCGCGAGGATCCAGGTCATGGTGGTGCCGATGCCGCCGTCGTAGCCGCCGCCCAGGCGCTGGAAAAATTCGTCGTTCACGGGCTGCGTCTTGCCGTCGGCCACCAGGAAGGCGGCGCCGCGGAACGACATCAGCCCGCCGAGCGTGACCACGAACGAGGGCACGCCCAGCATCGCCGTGAGCCAGCCCTGGTAGATCGACACAAGCAGCGCCACTGCAAGGCCCGCCAGGCAGGCGGTGGGCCACGACCAGCCCGATGTGTATTGCAGGTACGCGATCAGCACGCCGACGAAGCCCATCACCGACCCGACCGACAGGTCGATGTGGCGCGCCACGATGACCAGCACCATCACCGTCGAGACGATGCCCACCACGGCCGTCTGCTGCGCCACGTTGTAGAGGTTCTCGGGCGAAAGAAACACGCCGCCCGACATCACATTGAAGACGACCCCCATGGCGATCAGCAGCACGCTCATCAGCAGCAGCCGCAGGTCGACGCCCGTGCGGCGCCACCAGCCTGGCGTTTGATTGCTCATTTTTTCAGACCCTCTCGAAGGAACAACAGGTGCGCGGCGGCCTCCCGGGCGGGCCCGTGGGCCGGCCGGACATGGCAGTGCTGCGCGGGTTGGAGGCGCTTCTTCGCGCCCGCTCGCTCTTCTTGCTACTTGCAGGCCGCGGGCGCGCTGGCAGCCTGGACGCCCTTGCAGAGCTCGTCCTTCTTGATCCAGCCGGCCTTCACGACCACGTCGAGGTTGTCGCGCGTGATCGGCACCGGCGTGAGCAGGCGCGACGACAGCGAGATCTTCTTCGGCCCGGAATTCCAGGGCGCGGACTTTTCGACCGGCTTGCCCTGCGACAGCGCGATGGCTGCGCTGGCGGCTTCGCGGCCGAGTTCGCGCGAGTCCTTGAAGATGGTCGCGGTCTGCGTGCCCAGCGCAATGCGGTTGAGCGCCGCGAAGTCGGCGTCCTGGCCCGACACCGGAATGCCGCGCAGGCCCTTGGCCGTGAGCGCGGCCACCGCGCCGCCGGCCGTGCCGTCGTTGGCAGCCACCACCGCGTCGACCTTGTTGGCGTTCTTGGTGAGGATCTGCTCCATGTTCTTCTGCGCGACCTCGGGCTTCCAGCCTTCGGTGTATTCGTCGCCGACGATCTTGATGTCGCCCTTCTTCACCGCGGCGTCCAGCACCTCCTGCTGGCCCGCGCGCAGGAAGTCGGCGTTCGGGTCGCTCGGCGAGCCCTTGATGATCACGTAGTTGCCCTTGGGCTTGACCTTGAAGACCTCGCGCGCCTCCATGCGGCCGACCTCGACGTTGTCGAAGGTGATGTAGAAGACGCCGGGCGCCTCGATCAGCCGGTCGTAGGCCACCACGGGCACCTTCTGGCGCGTGGCCTTGGTGACGGCGGGAAGAATCGCGTCCTTGTCCATGGCCAGCACGATGAGCGCCTTGGCGCCCTTCGACATCAGCCCCTCGATGTCGCCCAGCTGCTTCTCGGGCGAGCCGCCCGCGTCGGCGCTGATGTACTTGGCGCCGAGCTTCTCGAGCTGCGCCTTGATCGCGGCCTCGTCGGTCTTCCAGCGCTCTTCCTGGAAGTTGGACCAGCTCACGCCGACCACGGTCTGGGCCACTGCGCCCACGGCAGAAAGGCCGAAGGCCATGGCGGCCAGGGTGTGCTTGAGTTGCATGGATGTCTCTCCTTGGAAGGGTGTGCCCGGCAAGAAATGCCGTGTAAGAAATTAGTTAGTTTGAAGGGCGAACTAACTATCCCATCGTGGCCACGCGCTGGGCACCCGGGAATTCCCGGGGGAACGCGCCTGCCTCTCGGGTGGATCGAGCATCGAGAAAATCGATGCTCAGCAAGAAAATATATCGTTTTCGGTTATGAGGTGCGCTGCTTAAAGTCCGGGCCATCCTGAACTCACAGACCGATGGCCCCCATGAATGCATCCCCCGCGAGAATTCCGTTCCACCTGGCTTTCCCCGTTCGCGACATTGCCGAAGCCCGCGCCTTCTACGGCGATCTGCTCGGATGCCCCGAGGGCCGCAGCGCGCCCGAGTGGGTCGACTTCGACTTTTACGGCCACCAGATCGTCGCGCACCTGGCGCCGGGTGAATGCGGCCACAAGGCCAGCAGCGCGGTCGACGGCCACGACGTGCCGGTGCGCCACTTCGGCGCCATCCTCCCGATGGACCAATGGCAGGCGCTGGCCGACAAGCTGGTCGCGCGCCAGACCCGCTTCGTGATCGAGCCCTACATCCGCTTCAAGGGCGAGCCGGGCGAACAGGCGACGATGTTCTTCCTCGATCCGTCAGGCAATGCCATCGAGATGAAGTCGTTCGCGAATCTCGATTCGCTGTTCGCCGTCTGAATGCGTCGCGTGAAACACGACGCCTTCCTGCAGCCGCGGCTGCCGCAGCACTGCTGCTGTCCGTCGCAAGCGCCAGTGCGCAAACCGACACCTTGAAGAAGATCAGGGAGTCCGGCGCCATCACCATGGGTGTGCGCGACGCCTCGGGCGCCATGTCCTTCACGCTGGGGCCGGGCAGCTACACAGGCTTTCACGTCGAGGTCTGCGAGCGTGTCATTGCGGACATCGGCAAGGCGCTGCAGATCGAGAAGATCAACGTGAAGTACCAGCTGGTCACGCCGCAGAATCGCATTCCTTTGGTACAGAACGGCACCGTCGACATCGAATGCGGCACCACGACCAACAACACGGCGCGCCAGAAAGACGTGGCGTTTGCGCCCACGCTCTACGTCGAAGGGGTTCGCATTGCCGTGAAGGCGGCCTCCGGCATCGTGTCGCCCGCCCAATTCTCCGGCAAGGCGGTGGCCGCAACGACTGGCACCACGTCCGTCCAGCTCCTCAGAAAGCTCAAGCGCGAGGGTGCGGGCGAAATCGCGGAAGTGCTCGCCAAGGACAACAGCGAAGGCTTCCTGCTGCTCGAATCGAGCCGGGTGGATGGCTTCGCGGCCGATGGCCAGATCCTTGCCACGCTGATCTCCAAGAGCAGGGAGCCGGCGCAGTACAAGCTGCTCGACCAGGTTCTCAGCGTCGAGCCGATCGCGATCATGCTTGCGAAGGGCGACCCCGCGTTCAAGAAGCTCGTCGACCAGAGCGTGGTGTCGCTGGCCAGGAGCGGAGAAGCCGCGCGGCTCTACGACAAGTGGTTCATGCAGCCCATTCCTCCCCACAACTCGAAGGTCGGGCTGCCGGCCAGCGCCTTGACGAAGGCCGCCTGGGCCAGTCCCAGCGACAAGCCGATGGAAGCATACGAAGCGCGATAGTGCGCGCCGGGCATGATCCGAAGCGATGAATCATTGAACCATGCATCGATTCTTGAGATGCTCGGTTCATGATCAACGAACTCAGAACCTTCATCGCCGTCTGCCGCCATGGCACCTTTGCCGCTGCGGGAGAGCGGATCGGCCTGACGCAGTCGGCGGTCAGCAGCCAGGTCAAGCGGCTCGAGGAAGCCCTGGGATTCGAGCTCTTCGAGCGGACCGGGCGCTCCGCCACCTTGAATGCGGCCGGCCAGACGACGCTGGCGCGGGCAGAGGAAATCTGCGCGCTCTACGCCAAGCTCGGCGAGCTTCCCCATGACGCCGCGAACGGCGGGCTGCTGCGGATCGGCGCCATTGCCTCGACGCAGTCGACGCTGGTCGCGCGGGCGCTTGCAAGTCTGCGCAAGGAACTGCCGCTGCTGCGCGTCCATGTGTCGCCCGGCGTGTCGATGCGGCTGATGGACGAGCTCGACTCGGGCGCGATCGATGCGGCGGTGATCATCCGGCCGCCGTTCGGCATCCTTCCGGAGCTGACGTGGCAATCGCTGGTGCAGGAGCCGTACGTGCTCATCGCGCCCAGGAAATTGCCGGGAAAGGATTGGCGCGTTCTCATCCAGGAGCAGCCCTTCCTGCGCTACGACCGCGCATCGTTCGGCGGCCGCATGGTGGAAAGATTCCTTCGGCGCGAAGGCATCGCGGTCAGGGATTCCATCGAACTGGACGAGATCCCCGGGCTCATCCACATGACGTCCAAGGGGCTGGGCGTTGCCCTCGTTCCGCTGGTCGAGGCGCACCTTCCCCTTCCTGCAGGCGTTCGCATGCTCTCGCTCGGCGAACTCACCTTCCACCGCGAAGTGGGCCTTCTCCTGCGCAAGCCGCGCGCCAGCCCGCCAGCCGCCGCGCAGTTTGCGCAGTGCCTGCGGGAAGCCGCTCAGTAGACATCGCGCCGGTAGCGGCCCTCTGCCACCAGCGCGTCGCAGGCCGGCCCGCCCAGCACCTCGCGCAATGCCAGGTCGACGCCCGGCGCCATGCCTTCGAGGCTGCCGCAGACGTAGATCACCGCACCCTCGGCCACCCATTGGCGCAGCAGGCCGGCCGCCTCGCGCAGCCGGTGCTGCACATACAGGCGCTCGGCCTGGTCGCGGGAGAACACCAGGTCGACGCGCTCGAGCGC
It includes:
- a CDS encoding helix-turn-helix domain-containing protein, with the translated sequence MAFERLGTATAPRQLFSSTPAQRVALARQQFFEEGVRPSGLVGEAVIQSWLRCTRNHSDRQRIVPFDAVTPSRLHATLARNRELLEVARQELASMESALAGTDCRVILTDGDGVVVHVTHQPAAAHQPVLRKTARVGVNISERIVGTTAPGIVATTGQACTVDGAEHYFDVLSQMQCAAAPIRDVAGRLAGVLDITMEARRFGFDAASMVALYATTIENRLLQAQSRDHLILRFQASPSLLGTPMEALAGVAPDGTIAWLNGAGARLIGRLPEEACERDVESMLGHDLASLLRLERREAAQPLRLSSGLGVWVQARLKAAADGADFRHAVAMPGENGAMLSIEPATAVEALAADEHAQAAVSHHVQVDPPPGETLREHSRKLIEDTLAAQGGNVSQAARQLGVSRGTLYRRLRDWREEDKGTPRAPD
- a CDS encoding membrane-bound PQQ-dependent dehydrogenase, glucose/quinate/shikimate family → MPDAAARVRAPSSALLNITAVVIGLAGLALGAAGAWLVVLGGSWYYLAAGLGLIVAAVLLPRGSGAGLWVYAAVVALTLVWALWEVGFDWWPLAARGDVFFVLGVFLLTPWVARALGRRSAAGLAPARGFLGVVLLAFLAAAVFSWTRDPTRMQGTMPPATAPVAAAAGAAPAPAKDDWTAYGGNGLGQRYSALDQITPANVGELQEAWHFRTGDVRGQSGDPEETTFEVTPLKIGERLFLCTPHQSVVALNATTGEQLWRYTPEIRRPLALQHLTCRGLSYDPGRAVRPAPAAAASPAPSSSPSTAGGDCDAKLFMPTADGRVIALDPGSGRPCMRFGSGTGQIDLWKNMPNVKPGSYYSTSPVVVTRSLVIVGGTVLDNVSTQETSGVIRAFDIDTGALVWNWDSGNPDDTAPIAADRRYTANSPNSWSISSVDEALGLVYVPTGNQPPDQWGGKRTEGAERYSSSVVALDLATGRVRWSFQAVHHDLWDYDVPSQPSLVDLRIGSETVPVLVQPTKQGELFVLDRRDGKPVIKVHERPAPQGPAAGDHTSLTQPVSELSFDPPALTPADMWGGTVFDQLACRIAFHRLRHEGRYTPPSTEGSLIYPGNFGVFNWGGVAVDPGRQMAFTTPASLAFVSKLIPRADDTSLYVQGKNRPDDSLPALNENFGAPFAVQLSAFTSVFGLPCQAPPWGHVAGTDLRTGRVVWKHKNGTVRDSSPLPLPFAMGVPSLGGPMMTAGGVAFLSGTLDYYVRAYDVANGKELWRSRLPAGGQATPMSYRGSDGRQYVVVAAGGHGSLGTRTGDHVIAYALPKR
- a CDS encoding ROK family transcriptional regulator encodes the protein MTIGDQQLLKRMNRSVLLRLLRARPGLSRARLASESGLTKSTVSLLVRELLDEGWLSEAGTTVADGLGRPSTPLQINVGVRALMGVEIAVETVRLACVSLQGDVLHADTQALADSAPAGACAQVARMAAAAHGQLNALGLRLSSIGVCVPGAVDDCTGVVRFAPNLGWRNVSLLPALEEAFAAAGLPGVTVQLQNDADAAALGEYEFSGGESADPLIFVSCDVGVGAGVVLNDRLFTGAQGMAGEIGHTILQIDGPLCSCGRRGCAEAFFGSRALEREAPGAAHAAAFFGVLLQNLWVTFDPRAIVLGGKSCTGHRGLAQAAFEMVERHADAAGMPAPDLRIARYGELAPAVGAAALALHEYLRPLQPDARARRARAARDEYRIPSV
- a CDS encoding ATP-binding cassette domain-containing protein; the encoded protein is MTTVDTSKPLVELKEIRKAFGGVKAVDGVSINLHPGEVVAVLGHNGAGKSTLMKMLAGAYPVDSGDTLIAGEKVHIRTPAEAQALGIETIYQTLALADNLDSVSNLFLGREKMTRWNTLDDHFMEVQARKVFQRLNKNFTNIRIPVRRLSGGQRQVVAISRALYFNARILIMDEPCAALGPEETAMVGGLVKQLKADGVGIFLITHDMPDVFSLSDRVAVMKNGKLVGTYRTAVVTEDEVLGMIIAGKRPEGKEQAHR
- a CDS encoding sugar ABC transporter permease, coding for MSNQTPGWWRRTGVDLRLLLMSVLLIAMGVVFNVMSGGVFLSPENLYNVAQQTAVVGIVSTVMVLVIVARHIDLSVGSVMGFVGVLIAYLQYTSGWSWPTACLAGLAVALLVSIYQGWLTAMLGVPSFVVTLGGLMSFRGAAFLVADGKTQPVNDEFFQRLGGGYDGGIGTTMTWILAAFVAVVLFARMLQKRRARAHHEMPNEPLWLEVLLTAVPAAVVFVFAAVMNNYQIASKDAPQGLPIPVLIWAVVAIVLSFIVHRTRFGRYVFAMGGNPDAAALVGIPVKRVTLMLFALLAVLVTVAAIVSIARLNAGTNSLGTGMELYVIAAAVIGGTALAGGTGSIFGSVLGALIMQSLDSGMLLLDVPIGKRMVIIGQVLIVAVVFDVLYRRKFGEN
- the xylF gene encoding D-xylose ABC transporter substrate-binding protein — its product is MQLKHTLAAMAFGLSAVGAVAQTVVGVSWSNFQEERWKTDEAAIKAQLEKLGAKYISADAGGSPEKQLGDIEGLMSKGAKALIVLAMDKDAILPAVTKATRQKVPVVAYDRLIEAPGVFYITFDNVEVGRMEAREVFKVKPKGNYVIIKGSPSDPNADFLRAGQQEVLDAAVKKGDIKIVGDEYTEGWKPEVAQKNMEQILTKNANKVDAVVAANDGTAGGAVAALTAKGLRGIPVSGQDADFAALNRIALGTQTATIFKDSRELGREAASAAIALSQGKPVEKSAPWNSGPKKISLSSRLLTPVPITRDNLDVVVKAGWIKKDELCKGVQAASAPAACK
- a CDS encoding VOC family protein; the encoded protein is MAPMNASPARIPFHLAFPVRDIAEARAFYGDLLGCPEGRSAPEWVDFDFYGHQIVAHLAPGECGHKASSAVDGHDVPVRHFGAILPMDQWQALADKLVARQTRFVIEPYIRFKGEPGEQATMFFLDPSGNAIEMKSFANLDSLFAV
- a CDS encoding amino acid ABC transporter substrate-binding protein, with the protein product MKKIRESGAITMGVRDASGAMSFTLGPGSYTGFHVEVCERVIADIGKALQIEKINVKYQLVTPQNRIPLVQNGTVDIECGTTTNNTARQKDVAFAPTLYVEGVRIAVKAASGIVSPAQFSGKAVAATTGTTSVQLLRKLKREGAGEIAEVLAKDNSEGFLLLESSRVDGFAADGQILATLISKSREPAQYKLLDQVLSVEPIAIMLAKGDPAFKKLVDQSVVSLARSGEAARLYDKWFMQPIPPHNSKVGLPASALTKAAWASPSDKPMEAYEAR
- a CDS encoding LysR family transcriptional regulator — encoded protein: MINELRTFIAVCRHGTFAAAGERIGLTQSAVSSQVKRLEEALGFELFERTGRSATLNAAGQTTLARAEEICALYAKLGELPHDAANGGLLRIGAIASTQSTLVARALASLRKELPLLRVHVSPGVSMRLMDELDSGAIDAAVIIRPPFGILPELTWQSLVQEPYVLIAPRKLPGKDWRVLIQEQPFLRYDRASFGGRMVERFLRREGIAVRDSIELDEIPGLIHMTSKGLGVALVPLVEAHLPLPAGVRMLSLGELTFHREVGLLLRKPRASPPAAAQFAQCLREAAQ